In Plasmodium chabaudi chabaudi strain AS genome assembly, chromosome: 10, a single genomic region encodes these proteins:
- a CDS encoding CTP synthase, putative → METQNPITKYIIVTGGNMSGLGKGTAMSSLGVLLLTKNTLLTTIKIDPYLNIDAGTMSPYEHGEVYVLEDGGEVDLDLGNYERFLNIKLTYKNNITSGKVYEQVIKKERKGEYLGKTVQVVPHVTDAIQKWIKDVIDENIKKMIKEYNITDIDQIPCICLIEVGGTVGDIESAVYLEALQQLINNLRSDDVCLCHLSHVPITGNLKEQKTKPTQHSVKILREAGLKPDFIFCRCEQPLNEEAKQKISLFSQVKKEHVISLHDTSNVYKVPLILDQQNFCTNVLKKLNLEHIVLKNRFYIAPYSFNTWKQLSDRYESSKEIVNIGIVGKYTASNDTYLSIISALVHACIECGYKLVIKYINSSHLSLKKKKKKKTIDLKKKLTKYQYDICLDNDNDSSPKHTFVDETTTDDDYDKKRKVKYDNAWNTLRSVDGVLVPGGFGTRGIEGKYLSSQYCRLNNVPYLGICLGMQTSVIDVTRQFLNKCASSEEFEDIDEAQSTSGNEHGYKRESNDEKHIDCYYNGMPTQKYIDNIPNKLADDKLQEKIKLMGITDYYKSIEEIDNNNVIISMDEFKGDDKKGGTMRLGVKKSQIIDKDSLIYKSYDEATYIYERHRHRFEINPKYVPLLEAVGLSFVAKDSDSVRMEVCEIKHLDFYVGVQFHPEFTSRPFKTNPIFLSFILASKGMLKDRLNKFGNKLRSGCLYNKF, encoded by the coding sequence ATGGAGACTCAAAATCCTATAACCAAATATATCATCGTGACTGGAGGAAATATGAGTGGGCTAGGAAAAGGAACTGCTATGAGCAGTTTGGGGGTATTACTACTGACAAAGAATACATTGTTAACGACAATTAAAATTGATCCATACTTAAATATCGACGCTGGAACAATGTCTCCATACGAGCATGGAGAAGTATATGTATTAGAAGATGGTGGAGAAGTTGATTTAGATTTAGGAAATTATGAAagatttttaaatataaaattgacttataaaaataatataacatcAGGAAAAGTATATGAacaagtaataaaaaaagaaagaaaaggAGAATATTTAGGAAAGACTGTCCAAGTAGTACCCCATGTAACAGATGCAATACAAAAATGGATAAAAGATGTtattgatgaaaatattaaaaaaatgataaaagaatataatataacagATATTGATCAAATACCTTGTATTTGTTTAATAGAAGTGGGAGGAACGGTAGGTGATATTGAATCAGCTGTATATTTAGAAGCATTACaacaattaataaataatttaagaaGTGATGATGTATGCTTATGTCATTTATCACATGTGCCTATAACCGGCAATCTCAAAGaacaaaaaacaaaaccAACACAACATAgtgttaaaattttaagagAAGCAGGGTTAAAGCCagattttatattttgtaggTGCGAACAACCATTAAATGAGGAAgctaaacaaaaaatttctttattttcacaaGTAAAAAAGGAGCATGTTATATCATTACATGATACATctaatgtatataaagtACCTTTAATATTAGATCAACAAAATTTTTGTacaaatgttttaaaaaaattaaatctAGAacatattgttttaaaaaatagattttatattgctccatattcatttaatacATGGAAACAATTATCAGATAGATATGAATCATCTAAGgaaattgtaaatattgGAATTGTAGGAAAATATACAGCATCGAATGATACATATCTTTCTATAATTTCAGCATTAGTGCATGCGTGCATAGAGTGTGGTTATAAATTagttattaaatatattaatagtaGCCATTTgtcattaaaaaagaaaaagaaaaaaaaaacaatagacttaaaaaaaaaactgaCTAAATATCAATATGATATATGCTTagataatgataatgaCTCGAGTCCAAAACATACATTTGTAGATGAAACTACAACTGATGAtgattatgataaaaaaaggaaagttaaatatgataatgcATGGAATACATTAAGATCCGTTGATGGCGTATTAGTGCCAGGTGGATTTGGTACACGTGGCATAGAAGGAAAATACCTTTCTTCACAATATTGTCGATTAAATAATGTACCATATTTAGGCATATGCTTAGGTATGCAAACATCAGTAATAGATGTAACTAGACaatttttgaataaatGTGCAAGTTCAGAAGAGTTTGAGGATATAGACGAAGCACAATCTACTTCAGGCAATGAACATGGATATAAAAGAGAAagtaatgatgaaaaacaTATAGATTGCTATTACAACGGAATGCCAactcaaaaatatatagataacATCCCTAATAAATTAGCAGATGATAAATTACAAGAAAAGATTAAGTTAATGGGCATAAcagattattataaaagcaTAGAAGAAATTGATAATAACAATGTTATAATTTCTATGGATGAATTTAAAGGGgatgataaaaaaggtGGTACTATGCGACTCggtgtaaaaaaatcacAAATTATTGACAAAGattcattaatatataaatcttACGATGAAgcaacatatatttatgaaagaCATCGACACAGATTTGAAATTAATCCTAAATATGTCCCATTATTAGAAGCAGTGGGTTTAAGTTTTGTAGCAAAAGATTCTGATAGTGTTCGAATGGAAGTTTGTGAAATTAAACATTTAGATTTCTATGTAGGTGTTCAATTTCACCCTGAATTTACATCAAGGCCTTTTAAAACCAAccctatatttttatctttcaTATTAGCATCAAAAGGAATGTTAAAAGATAGACTAAACAAGTTTGGAAACAAATTACGTTCAGGATGTCTTTACaacaaattttga
- a CDS encoding alpha/beta hydrolase, putative — protein MLSSNEILNEYVTCSKGITYAVYSNNLIQKNKTLNNETALNENNNQSNNQKAIVLLLHGLNGGTHQFANIFKTLFDLDYQFISIDFYGHGNSSLFGNPNKYTEKLYTEQIYDVLKTKSLLNEKFIVIGFSMGCIIATHLSKDNKINIGKFCLISAAGMAKPRYRFLVFLLKYNIRLCLKLAKRYSRSVISEDTVKKEYYNFEKNFEEAAKQYEILKQNHEKFMETFLKVLIGIKLQNSKKYYFSLFKTNADVLFIYGKNDALTSYIYTQKFLEQKKEYSKNVKMIIIPECCHLVIHEKSHELDHHLIYFLK, from the exons aTGCTTTCctcaaatgaaatattgAATGAATATGTTACATGCTCAAAGGGAATTACATATGCAGTTTATTCTAACAatttaattcaaaaaaataaaacattaaataatgaaactgcattaaatgaaaataataatcagTCTAATAATCAAAAGGCTATTGTACTCCTTTTACATGGATTAAATGGAGGAACTCATCAATTtgcaaatatattcaaaacaTTATTTGATCTTGACTATCAATTTATATCCATAg ATTTTTATGGCCATGGGAATAGTAGCTTGTTTGGAAATCCAAACAAATACACTGAAAAGCTATACACGGAACAAATTTACgatgttttaaaaacaaaaagtcTTTTAAACGAAAAATTTATAGTTATTGGCTTTTCTATGGGATGCATTATAGCTA CGCATTTGTCTAaggataataaaataaacataggCAAATTTTGCCTTATTAGTGCTGCTGGAATGGCTAAACCTAGATATCGATTTTTGGT ttttttattaaaatataacatacGTCTTTGTCTAAAATTAGCAAAACGATATAGTCGCTCGGTCATTTCTGAGGACACAGTTAAA AAAGAATATTACAATTTCGAGAAGAATTTCGAAGAAGCCGCAAAACAATATGAAATCCTTAAACAGAAT cATGAAAAATTCATGGAGACATTTTTAAAGGTATTGATAGGAATTAAATTACAAAATTCTAAgaagtattatttttcgttGTTCAAAACAAATGCCGATGTCCTTTTCATATATGG AAAAAATGATGCCTTAACatcctatatatatacccaGAAATTTttagaacaaaaaaaggaatattcaaaaaatgtgaaaatgataattatacCAGAATGTTGTCATCTTGTTATACATGAAAAATCTCATGAATTAGATCACCatcttatttattttttgaaataa
- a CDS encoding ER membrane protein complex subunit 2, putative — MKMGGGNKVGLYKGNDIATLEKQYEHSLEHNIQELIVYFGMKLKKEKKRMDELFKWALYENILKAAMELNLCEYIDIYYNKLKEKFSMLNGKKLNMLKGMIYEIKDKKKEALDIYKHYLNKFPCDVTIRARIISLKKSEEKNTNKIIQLLNDNLKEFPVDIESWHELGEIYLSECLYNYSIYCFEEILLHKPTNLYYILTCAEIHYTINQFEMSSKYFCLAIKLQSNNLRGLWGVVMVNVARYSQKGQKISNDNVDIILTRRCLDRLDNLYNKMKINFIYKSTIINYLNELKDIFK; from the coding sequence atgaaaatgggGGGAGGAAATAAGGTTGGATTATACAAAGGGAATGACATTGCGACGTTGGAGAAACAATATGAGCATTCCTTGGAACATAATATACAGGAATTAATAGTTTATTTTGggatgaaattaaaaaaagaaaagaaaagaatgGATGAACTGTTTAAATGGGcattatatgaaaacattttaaaggCAGCAATGGAATTAAATCTATGtgaatatatagatatttattataataaactaAAGGAGAAATTTAGTATGCTAAATGGTAAAAAGTTAAATATGCTTAAAGGAATgatttatgaaataaaagataaaaaaaaagaagccTTAGACATATATAAGCACtatttaaacaaatttcCATGTGATGTTACTATAAGAGCAAGAATTATAAGTCTAAAAAAAtcagaagaaaaaaatacaaataaaattatacaattattaaatgacaatttaaaagaatttCCAGTGGATATAGAATCGTGGCATGAATTAGgagaaatttatttatctgAATGTTTATACAACTATTCCATATATTGCTTtgaagaaatattattacataagCCTAccaatttatattatatattaacatgTGCGGAAATACATTATACAATTAACCAGTTTGAGATGAGtagtaaatatttttgtttagcAATTAAATTACAAAGTAATAATTTACGAGGCTTGTGGGGTGTAGTTATGGTTAATGTAGCTCGTTATTCACAAAAGGGGCAGAAAATATCAAATGATAATGttgatataatattaactCGTCGATGTTTAGATAGATTGGATAATTTAtacaataaaatgaaaatcaattttatttataaaagtacaattataaattatctgaatgaattaaaagatatttttaaataa
- a CDS encoding cytidine diphosphate-diacylglycerol synthase, putative: MGERNASDKQNNGCPNVSSNDNKENNEKQNMIDFSKQGDEQNGVKAKSELGNKNVEGENIEDLKKNIINNDKLNINEKETSDETNGSSSNNNSKLEQRNDQKNECKKRKENKYIKYIKEMRNVRFYGNGKLKGQSTTSHGNKHKLVNNNEEAADELASKLETFRVRSYWSVILCVCGMLTVLLGHIYLSLLVLIAITLIYKEIIYSKSIENKDKKLPQLFFIRWYWFFLTILTFGIPWIIPKFKHQFRIYKYLLRYHPINMFILAFVGFIWFVLSLRKFSLKYQFSQIGMIFVTSLFVVAQSLMHIANIYSGLIWFFIPVSSVVINDIFAYIFGILFGRTKLIKLSPKKTVEGFVGSSIITILWGVGMSYLLQNYKFFICSQNSISFIPFYSLFKSDCNPNSIFDQKIYYLSDELTAYLPISKIYYTEMVIHGLILSFFAAFLAPFGGFFASGFKRALKIKDFGNVIPGHGGFTDRADCQVFMGMFTYIYMKTFVKVKDKHHYSYDKLIDSIQKLDQRDVMHLYNHLKNMIDSKKNKKTDKNNYQAEKSISWEKMPSHDNKE, from the coding sequence ATGGGAGAGCGTAATGCAAGTGATAAACAGAATAATGGTTGCCCCAATGTATCATCAAAcgataataaagaaaataatgaaaagcAGAATATGATCGATTTTAGTAAACAAGGCGACGAGCAAAATGGCGTTAAAGCAAAAAGTGAGttaggaaataaaaatgttgaaGGTGAAAATATCGAagacttaaaaaaaaacataatcaACAATGATAAActtaatattaatgaaaaggAGACTAGTGACGAAACTAATGGAAGCAGtagcaataataatagcaaGCTCGAACAAAGGAATGATCAGAAAAATGAATGTAAAAAGcgaaaagaaaataaatatattaaatatataaaagaaatgcGAAATGTAAGATTTTATGGAAATGGTAAGTTAAAAGGGCAAAGTACAACATCTCATggaaataaacataaactagtgaataataatgaagagGCTGCCGACGAATTAGCGTCGAAACTCGAAACATTTCGAGTAAGATCCTATTGGTCTGTAATACTATGTGTTTGTGGTATGCTTACAGTATTATTGgggcatatatatttatcactTCTTGTTTTAATAGCAATCactttaatatataaagaaataatatattcaaaaagtatagaaaataaagataaaaaactaccccaattatttttcataagaTGGTATtggttttttttaacaatattAACATTCGGAATACCCTGGATAATACCAAAATTTAAACATCAGTTtcgaatatataaatatttattaagaTATCATCCAAtcaatatgtttatattagCCTTTGTGGGGTTTATTTGGTTTGTTTTATCTTTAAGAAAgttttcattaaaatatCAATTTTCACAAATAGGTATGATATTTGTAACATCCTTATTTGTAGTTGCACAATCATTAATGCACATtgcaaatatttattcagGATTAATTTGGTTTTTCATACCTGTTAGCTCAGTTgttataaatgatatatttgctTACATATTTGGTATATTATTTGGAAGAacaaaattgataaaactTTCGCCTAAGAAAACAGTTGAAGGCTTTGTAGGATCATCtattataacaattttatggGGTGTGGGAATGTCATATTtgttacaaaattataaattttttatttgttctcAAAATTCAATCTCTTTTATACCATTCTATTCGTTATTTAAATCGGATTGTAATCCGAATTCGATTTTtgatcaaaaaatatactattTATCAGATGAATTAACCGCATATTTACCCATTAGTAAAATCTATTATACCGAGATGGTTATACATGGATTAATATTAAGTTTCTTTGCGGCATTTCTAGCACCATTTGGTGGTTTTTTTGCATCTGGTTTTAAACGCGCATTAAAAATCAAAGATTTTGGAAATGTCATCCCAGGGCATGGAGGTTTTACAGACAGGGCTGATTGTCAAGTTTTTATGGGCATGTTtacgtatatatatatgaaaacatTTGTTAAAGTAAAAGACAAGCATCATTATTCATATGACAAACTTATTGATTCAATCCAAAAACTTGATCAGAGAGACGTTATGCACCTTTATAAccatttgaaaaatatgattgatagtaaaaaaaataaaaaaactgaCAAAAACAATTATCAAGCAGAAAAATCTATCTCGTGGGAAAAAATGCCATCTcatgataataaagaatGA
- a CDS encoding CUGBP Elav-like family member 2, putative, translating into MNNNTQQQQQQQQQQQYNNENNEASYGEARVNEQPQYIYQMNNPYNPAPSIPVKLFVSSIPKNLTEDDIKLIFEEYGATKDVVFIKDKKPNANRANVFVRMESIYFAQKAIEDLHGKKIICETLGPLIVKFAIGELEKYGINMNNANENEAKLFVGSLPKDITDDQIRNIFNRYGNVKEVYIMKNSNGVSKRCAFVNYDYKEQGIFAVQNLNGKIAIENAEKPIEVRFAQSKNQLQERQLLNRALMNPLQMNNNNIDNNNNNGNAINNNSNGNSNKGNNNAYMKSQHFKNMNINSFNRYPMHMNYNLQNNSNQQRNNNNSIRSPWKQYFSKEDGRPYYHNELTGQTQWHKPRKMDQDFINPLNMNEVSGPVGANIFIFHIPNEWIQNDLLAAFSPFGNIISAYIATEKDTGRNRGFAFVSYDNVDSAINAVKYMNGFLAHKKKLKVTIKKGEEQYVQALINQRNQLNNTDNRRNFITTPQNT; encoded by the coding sequence atgaataataatacacaaCAACAGCAGCAGCAACAACAACAAcaacaatataataatgaaaataatgaagcaTCATATGGAGAAGCAAGAGTAAATGAACAACCGCAATACATATATCAAATGAATAATCCATATAATCCTGCACCTTCAATACCTGTAAAGTTATTCGTTAGTTCTATCccaaaaaatttaacagaagatgatataaaattaatttttgaaGAATATGGAGCAACAAAAGATGTCGTTTTTATCAAAGATAAAAAGCCAAATGCAAATAGAGCAAATGTGTTTGTTCGAATGgaatcaatatattttgctCAAAAGGCTATAGAAGATTTacatggaaaaaaaataatatgcgAAACATTAGGCCCACTAATAGTTAAGTTTGCTATAGGagaattagaaaaatatggtattaatatgaataatgctaatgaaaatgaagcaaaattatttgtagGATCATTACCTAAAGATATAACAGATGATCAAATACGAAACATATTTAACCGATATGGTAATGTTAAAgaagtatatattatgaaaaatagtAACGGGGTAAGTAAAAGGTGTGCTTTTGTTAATTATGATTATAAAGAGCAAGGAATTTTTGCTGTACAAAATTTAAACGGAAAAATAGCTATTGAAAATGCAGAGAAACCGATAGAAGTTAGATTTGCACAATCAAAAAATCAGTTACAAGAAAGGCAATTACTAAATAGGGCTTTAATGAATCCTTTACagatgaataataataatatagacaataataataacaatggAAATgctattaataataatagcaatGGTAACAGTAACAAAGGCAATAATAACGCATATATGAAATCacaacattttaaaaatatgaatataaattcatttaataGATATCCAATGCatatgaattataatttgcaaaataattcaaaccaacaaagaaataataataattctatACGATCACCATggaaacaatatttttcaaaagaaGACGGAAGACCATATTATCATAATGAATTAACGGGCCAAACACAATGGCATAAACCTAGAAAAATGGATCAAGATTTTATTAATCCattaaatatgaatgaaGTTTCAGGTCCTGTAGGggcaaatatttttatttttcatataccAAATGAATGGATTcaaaatgatttattaGCTGCATTTTCACCTTTTGGTAATATTATTTCGGCATATATTGCTACTGAAAAAGATACAGGAAGAAATAGAGGATTCGCTTTTGTTTCATATGACAATGTAGATAGTGCAATTAATgctgtaaaatatatgaacgGATTTTTAGCacataaaaagaaattaaaagtTACTATAAAAAAGGGAGAAGAACAATATGTACAAGCATTGATAAATCAAAGGAATCAGCTAAACAATACGGATAATAGAAGAAATTTTATCACCACACCTCAGAATACCTAA